The Candidatus Hamiltonella defensa 5AT (Acyrthosiphon pisum) DNA window TTACCCACAGCTTATTAAAAAATTTTTATTTAAATTAATCCAGTTTTTTATCCATTCTTCCGCAGGATCCTCTGGATTTTCGTGTTCAATTACATCTATTTTTAATATTTCTCCGATCCTTTGAGCGCCTTTTAAAATTAACTGTTGATCTAATTTTTTGATCCCCTTACAAAAAGTATCGCCGTAATCTGAGCTACCAAGACCTATAGATCCAAAACGGATTTTTGATAAGTCTGGTTGATCCTCAATAATTTGTTTAAACAGGGGTTTAATATTATCGGGGAGATCTCCTGCTCCGTGAGTGGAAGTGATCACGCACCATAAACCACTGAGATTAAGCTCGCTCAATTGAGGCCCATGAAAAATTTTTGTGACAAATCC harbors:
- the mioC gene encoding FMN-binding protein MioC, with amino-acid sequence MTSMTFITGSTLGNSEYVAEHLSEKLTEMGFVTKIFHGPQLSELNLSGLWCVITSTHGAGDLPDNIKPLFKQIIEDQPDLSKIRFGSIGLGSSDYGDTFCKGIKKLDQQLILKGAQRIGEILKIDVIEHENPEDPAEEWIKNWINLNKNFLISCG